The following proteins come from a genomic window of Halobaculum sp. MBLA0147:
- the ilvN gene encoding acetolactate synthase small subunit: protein MTDEETLGGVPLSATRAEPDRSGDRPADGSLPGPAPDERPDRSGARTDEGVRLADAAATERGRERRTLSAVVDHDPGVLSAVAGLFSRRMFNIESLTVGPTADDAYARMTIVVDESGPGVEQARKQLAGLESVHTVRGLADQPIERELALVKVDCTAPGEVEALATMHDAEVVSVSPTAATVQVTGTEREIDDAVAAFGRFGVREVSRTGTTALGRGAETVFDDADHGAAPTDFDPDGTTDHTGTRDETDTRDVETATEAREPKRVTGDAPDGPPPTPADEE, encoded by the coding sequence GTGACCGACGAGGAGACGCTGGGTGGCGTCCCGCTGTCCGCGACCCGTGCGGAGCCCGACCGCTCCGGCGACCGCCCCGCGGACGGGAGTCTCCCGGGACCGGCGCCCGACGAGCGCCCGGACCGCAGCGGCGCGCGGACGGACGAGGGCGTGCGGCTGGCGGACGCCGCGGCGACGGAACGGGGCCGCGAGCGGCGCACGCTGTCGGCGGTCGTCGACCACGACCCCGGCGTGCTCTCGGCCGTCGCGGGGCTGTTCTCGCGGCGGATGTTCAACATCGAGAGTCTCACCGTCGGCCCGACGGCGGACGACGCCTACGCCCGGATGACGATCGTCGTCGACGAGTCCGGCCCGGGGGTCGAACAGGCTCGCAAACAACTCGCCGGGCTGGAGTCGGTCCACACGGTCCGCGGACTGGCGGACCAGCCGATCGAGCGCGAGCTGGCGCTGGTGAAGGTGGACTGTACGGCGCCGGGCGAGGTGGAGGCGCTGGCGACGATGCACGACGCCGAGGTGGTCTCGGTGTCGCCGACGGCGGCGACGGTGCAGGTGACCGGCACGGAACGGGAGATCGACGACGCCGTCGCCGCGTTCGGCCGGTTCGGCGTCCGCGAGGTGTCCCGCACCGGCACGACCGCGCTGGGCCGCGGCGCCGAGACGGTGTTCGACGACGCCGACCACGGCGCCGCGCCGACGGACTTCGACCCCGACGGCACGACGGACCACACCGGGACACGCGACGAGACGGACACACGCGACGTCGAGACGGCGACGGAAGCCCGCGAGCCGAAGCGCGTGACCGGCGACGCTCCCGACGGTCCGCCGCCGACACCGGCGGACGAGGAGTGA
- a CDS encoding LeuA family protein, whose amino-acid sequence MLRRSACSIPPGAWAQSSCSTRRIRRPPRRIEFSAGTLRDRTEVDDARIFDTTLRDGEQSPGTSFSYDDQREIAAALDAAATDVIEAGFPVNSDAEFRAVADVASAVDADVCGLARVVDDDVEAALAAGVDVVHVFCSTSDVQLADSMHATRAEAVERSVAAVERVKEAGVEVMFSPMDATRTERSFLIEVVEAVTEAGVDWIDVPDTCGVATPARFRDLIETVASHTDARIDVHTHDDFGMATATALAGFEAGADQAQVSVNGIGERAGNAAYEEVVMALEGLYGVDTGIDTRALSDLSATVERHSDVRVPANKPVVGDNAFAHESGIHAAGVIENAATFEPGVMGPDTVGTDRELVLGKHTGRHAVRERMTEIGFDPTDEQVATVTSRVKERAAGDERVTEADLVAFAEETGATRTTESVSEEERVRGE is encoded by the coding sequence GTGTTGCGCCGGTCCGCGTGTTCAATACCCCCTGGGGCGTGGGCACAGTCGTCATGTTCGACACGGAGGATTCGTCGGCCACCCCGGCGGATCGAGTTCTCGGCGGGCACACTGCGTGACCGGACCGAGGTAGACGACGCACGGATCTTCGACACGACGCTGCGAGACGGGGAGCAGTCGCCGGGCACCTCGTTCTCGTACGACGACCAACGCGAGATCGCCGCGGCACTCGACGCCGCGGCGACGGACGTGATCGAGGCCGGCTTCCCGGTCAACTCCGACGCGGAGTTCCGCGCGGTCGCCGACGTGGCGAGCGCGGTCGACGCGGACGTGTGCGGACTCGCTCGCGTGGTCGACGACGACGTCGAGGCCGCGCTCGCGGCGGGTGTCGACGTGGTCCACGTGTTCTGTTCGACGAGTGACGTACAGCTCGCCGACTCGATGCACGCGACCAGAGCCGAGGCCGTCGAGCGCTCTGTCGCGGCCGTCGAGCGGGTGAAGGAGGCGGGCGTCGAGGTGATGTTCTCGCCGATGGACGCGACCCGCACGGAGCGGTCGTTCCTGATCGAGGTCGTGGAGGCGGTCACCGAGGCGGGTGTCGACTGGATCGACGTGCCGGACACCTGCGGTGTCGCCACGCCGGCCCGGTTCCGGGACCTGATCGAGACGGTCGCGAGCCACACGGACGCCCGGATCGACGTGCACACGCACGACGACTTCGGGATGGCGACGGCGACCGCGCTGGCCGGCTTCGAGGCGGGTGCCGACCAGGCGCAGGTGTCGGTCAACGGGATCGGCGAACGCGCCGGCAACGCCGCCTACGAGGAGGTCGTGATGGCGCTGGAGGGGTTGTACGGCGTCGACACCGGGATCGACACCCGGGCGCTGAGCGACCTCTCGGCGACGGTCGAACGGCACAGCGACGTGCGGGTGCCGGCGAACAAGCCCGTCGTCGGTGACAACGCGTTCGCCCACGAGAGCGGCATCCACGCCGCCGGCGTGATCGAGAACGCCGCCACGTTCGAGCCGGGGGTGATGGGCCCGGACACGGTCGGCACCGACCGCGAGCTGGTGCTCGGGAAACACACTGGCCGCCACGCCGTCCGCGAGCGCATGACGGAGATCGGCTTCGACCCGACCGACGAGCAGGTGGCGACGGTCACCAGCCGCGTCAAGGAGCGTGCCGCCGGCGACGAGCGGGTCACCGAGGCGGATCTGGTGGCGTTCGCCGAGGAGACCGGCGCGACACGGACCACGGAGTCCGTGTCCGAGGAGGAGCGTGTTCGCGGCGAGTGA
- the leuD gene encoding 3-isopropylmalate dehydratase small subunit, translated as MTDASDATARPDRPTSGSAERPTSGESVEHVVGPGLPLPGDDVDTDQIVPARFLKEVTFDDMGEYVFYDERRDADGQLGDHPFDRPEHADARVLVVGDNFGCGSSREHAPQALLRWGIRGIVGVSFAEIFADNCAALGVPTVTADRETVDELREFVAANPDAPVRIDVRAERVTYGDHAVSVEIDDATRNALLDGQWDTTAMLRANLETVRETAAELPYVDTVSDPAGSGGS; from the coding sequence GTGACGGACGCGTCGGACGCGACCGCGCGTCCCGACCGCCCGACGAGCGGCAGTGCCGAGCGTCCGACGAGCGGCGAGTCGGTCGAGCACGTCGTCGGCCCGGGACTCCCACTGCCCGGCGACGACGTGGACACCGACCAGATCGTCCCGGCGCGGTTCCTCAAGGAGGTCACCTTCGACGACATGGGCGAGTACGTCTTCTACGACGAGCGCCGCGACGCGGACGGCCAGCTGGGCGACCACCCGTTCGACAGGCCGGAACACGCCGACGCGCGGGTGCTCGTCGTCGGCGACAACTTCGGCTGTGGCTCCTCGCGGGAACACGCGCCGCAGGCGCTGCTCCGGTGGGGCATCCGCGGGATCGTCGGCGTCTCCTTCGCCGAGATCTTCGCGGACAACTGCGCCGCGCTCGGTGTGCCGACCGTCACCGCCGACCGCGAGACCGTCGACGAGCTCCGCGAGTTCGTCGCCGCGAACCCGGACGCGCCGGTGCGGATCGACGTTCGGGCCGAACGGGTGACGTACGGCGACCACGCGGTCAGTGTCGAGATCGACGACGCCACCCGAAACGCCCTGCTCGACGGGCAGTGGGACACGACGGCGATGTTGCGTGCGAACCTCGAGACTGTCCGCGAGACCGCCGCGGAGCTGCCGTACGTCGACACTGTGAGCGACCCAGCCGGGAGTGGTGGTTCGTGA
- a CDS encoding aconitase family protein gives MSEGTLYDEVWERHKVAELPDGRDQLFVGLHLVHEVTSPQAFGMLRERDLEVAFPERTVATTDHVVPTATTERDRPLADDQAETMLSALEENVADAGVRFFGLGDERQGITHVVAPEQGLTRPGMTVACGDSHTATHGAVGAIGVGIGTSQIRDVLATGCIAAEKRDVRRIEVTGSLDEWVTAKDLIVTVIRRLGVDGGVGYVYEYGGEAIRELDVESRLALCNMSIEGGARAGYVEPDETTVEYLRGRPFAPEGEAFEERAAEWLALQSDDDATYDDVVEIDADAIQPTVTWGTTPAQAVGVDEPVPDPADLPDDEAAAAREAQAHTGATPGEPMRGTPVDVAFLGTCTNGRASDFRAAARVLTGGDPVVPAESAGDDARAASDGGVVRPTVRHTVPDDVRAVAVPGSERVRARLEAEGVDEVFRAAGFEWRQAGCSMCLAMNGDELVGDEVCVSASNRNYVGRQGSTAATTVLASPATVAASAVTGAIVDPREVVA, from the coding sequence ATGAGCGAGGGCACACTGTACGACGAGGTGTGGGAGCGCCACAAGGTGGCCGAACTCCCCGACGGGCGCGACCAGTTGTTCGTCGGGCTCCACCTGGTCCACGAGGTGACGAGTCCGCAGGCGTTCGGGATGCTCCGCGAGCGAGACCTGGAAGTCGCCTTCCCGGAACGAACCGTCGCGACGACGGACCACGTCGTGCCGACGGCGACTACCGAACGCGACCGGCCGCTCGCCGACGACCAGGCGGAGACGATGCTGTCCGCGTTGGAGGAGAACGTCGCGGACGCCGGAGTGCGGTTCTTCGGACTGGGCGACGAGCGGCAGGGGATCACCCACGTCGTCGCCCCCGAACAGGGCCTCACACGTCCGGGGATGACCGTCGCGTGCGGCGACTCACACACGGCGACCCACGGGGCCGTGGGCGCCATCGGCGTCGGGATCGGCACCTCGCAGATCCGCGACGTGCTCGCCACTGGGTGTATCGCCGCCGAGAAGCGCGACGTGCGCCGGATCGAGGTGACCGGCTCGCTGGACGAGTGGGTGACGGCGAAGGACCTGATCGTCACCGTCATCCGCCGGCTGGGTGTCGACGGCGGCGTCGGCTACGTGTACGAGTACGGCGGCGAGGCGATCCGCGAGTTGGACGTGGAGAGTCGCCTCGCGCTGTGTAACATGTCCATCGAGGGCGGCGCGCGAGCGGGCTACGTCGAACCCGACGAGACGACCGTGGAGTACCTGCGTGGCCGCCCGTTCGCGCCGGAGGGCGAAGCCTTCGAGGAACGCGCCGCGGAGTGGCTGGCGCTGCAGAGCGACGACGACGCGACGTACGACGACGTGGTCGAGATCGACGCCGACGCGATCCAGCCGACGGTGACGTGGGGCACCACGCCGGCACAGGCCGTCGGGGTCGACGAACCGGTACCGGACCCCGCGGACCTGCCGGACGACGAGGCCGCGGCGGCTCGCGAGGCACAGGCACACACCGGCGCGACACCGGGCGAGCCGATGCGCGGGACGCCGGTCGACGTGGCGTTCCTCGGCACTTGCACGAACGGCCGTGCCTCCGACTTCCGTGCTGCGGCGCGCGTGTTGACCGGCGGCGACCCGGTCGTCCCGGCCGAGTCGGCGGGCGACGACGCGCGGGCGGCGAGCGACGGCGGTGTCGTCCGGCCGACGGTTCGTCACACCGTGCCGGACGACGTGCGCGCCGTCGCGGTGCCGGGGTCCGAGCGCGTCCGCGCCCGACTGGAGGCGGAGGGCGTCGACGAGGTGTTCCGGGCGGCCGGCTTCGAGTGGCGCCAGGCGGGCTGTTCGATGTGTCTGGCGATGAACGGTGACGAACTCGTCGGCGACGAGGTGTGCGTCTCCGCGTCGAACCGCAACTACGTCGGCCGACAGGGGTCGACGGCGGCGACGACGGTGTTGGCGAGTCCGGCGACGGTCGCCGCCAGCGCCGTGACCGGCGCGATCGTCGACCCGCGGGAGGTGGTGGCGTGA
- the ilvB gene encoding biosynthetic-type acetolactate synthase large subunit, with the protein MTDGSPGAAAAETRETRETAETPDPPETGGEHGGGETKRDELDSDDTGAHATPTTGAEAAVAALERAGVDTLFGVQGGAIMPVYDALYDTDARHVTMAHEQGAAHAADAYGQVTGEPGVCLATSGPGATNLVTGLADADMDSDPLVALTGQVPTDLVGGDAFQETDTVGVTTPVTKANYMATDPDAVGDTVDEAVSLAAAGRQGPTLVDLPKNVTQAETTESPTVDDDSTSPDATPDGPTRSPESEGLPSPPDPAVERAARALADAERPLLLAGGGVIAGEATAQFRELARTHEVPVVTTMPGIGAFPEDDELCLSWAGMHGTGYANAAITHCDLLFAVGTRFDDRLTGDVSTFAPDAEVVHVDVDPAEISKNVHADYPLVGDAARVLSRVADALPASPDTEGWRERCAEWREQYPLTYAAPPDEAIKPQFVVEAVDEATPEDTIVTTGVGQHQMWAAQYWTFREPRTFVSSHGLGTMGYGLPAAVGAATAAPDREVVCFDGDGSFLMTCQELSVAVREGLDLTVFVLNNEAVGMVRQWQDGFYEGRRMASEYPWVPDFAALAEAFGAEGVRLTEYDGTAETVRAALDTDGPAVVDCHVDPEEKVFPMVAGGGANDEFALTEDHL; encoded by the coding sequence ATGACGGACGGGAGCCCCGGTGCGGCAGCGGCAGAGACGAGAGAGACCCGGGAGACCGCCGAGACGCCGGACCCACCCGAGACGGGAGGCGAACACGGAGGCGGCGAGACGAAGAGAGACGAACTCGACTCCGACGACACCGGAGCGCACGCGACGCCGACGACCGGTGCCGAGGCGGCGGTCGCGGCCCTCGAACGCGCCGGGGTCGACACACTGTTCGGCGTGCAGGGGGGTGCGATCATGCCCGTCTACGACGCCCTGTACGACACGGACGCACGACACGTCACGATGGCCCACGAGCAGGGGGCCGCCCACGCGGCCGACGCCTACGGGCAGGTGACGGGCGAGCCGGGTGTCTGCCTCGCCACCTCGGGGCCGGGCGCGACGAATCTCGTGACCGGCCTCGCGGACGCGGACATGGACTCGGACCCGCTGGTCGCGTTGACCGGGCAGGTGCCGACGGACCTCGTCGGGGGCGACGCGTTCCAGGAGACGGACACCGTCGGCGTCACGACGCCGGTGACGAAGGCGAACTACATGGCCACGGACCCCGACGCAGTCGGTGACACCGTCGACGAGGCGGTGTCGCTGGCGGCCGCGGGGCGACAGGGACCGACGCTGGTCGACCTCCCGAAGAACGTCACGCAGGCGGAGACCACCGAGTCGCCGACCGTGGACGACGACTCGACCTCCCCAGACGCGACCCCCGACGGCCCCACGCGGTCGCCGGAGTCGGAGGGACTCCCGAGTCCGCCGGACCCGGCGGTCGAGCGCGCCGCGCGGGCGCTGGCGGACGCCGAGCGACCGCTGTTGCTCGCCGGCGGCGGGGTGATCGCGGGCGAGGCGACGGCGCAGTTCCGCGAGCTGGCGCGGACCCACGAGGTCCCGGTCGTGACGACGATGCCAGGGATCGGCGCGTTCCCGGAGGACGACGAGTTGTGTCTCTCGTGGGCCGGGATGCACGGCACCGGGTACGCGAACGCCGCGATCACGCACTGTGACCTGCTGTTCGCGGTCGGGACGCGGTTCGACGACCGACTGACGGGTGACGTGTCCACCTTCGCGCCCGACGCCGAGGTGGTCCACGTCGACGTGGACCCGGCGGAGATCTCGAAGAACGTCCACGCCGACTACCCGCTGGTCGGGGACGCCGCGCGCGTGCTGTCGCGGGTCGCGGACGCACTCCCGGCGTCGCCGGACACCGAGGGGTGGCGCGAGCGGTGTGCCGAGTGGCGCGAACAGTACCCGCTGACCTACGCCGCACCGCCGGACGAGGCGATCAAACCGCAGTTCGTCGTGGAGGCGGTCGACGAGGCGACCCCCGAGGACACCATCGTCACCACCGGCGTCGGGCAACACCAGATGTGGGCGGCCCAGTACTGGACGTTCCGCGAGCCGCGCACGTTCGTCTCCTCGCACGGGCTCGGGACGATGGGGTACGGGCTCCCGGCCGCCGTCGGGGCGGCGACGGCCGCGCCGGACCGCGAGGTGGTGTGTTTCGACGGCGACGGCTCGTTCCTGATGACGTGTCAGGAGCTGTCGGTCGCGGTGCGCGAGGGGCTCGATCTCACCGTCTTCGTGCTCAACAACGAGGCGGTCGGGATGGTCCGCCAGTGGCAGGACGGCTTCTACGAGGGTCGCCGGATGGCCTCGGAGTACCCGTGGGTGCCGGACTTCGCCGCGCTCGCGGAGGCGTTCGGCGCCGAGGGGGTCCGACTGACGGAGTACGACGGCACCGCCGAGACGGTGCGGGCCGCGCTCGACACGGACGGGCCGGCGGTCGTGGACTGTCACGTCGACCCCGAGGAGAAGGTGTTCCCGATGGTCGCCGGCGGCGGCGCGAACGACGAGTTCGCCCTGACGGAGGACCACCTGTGA